The Chloroflexus aggregans DSM 9485 genome segment CGGCAACCGGCGAACTCACATTGGAGTTCATCTTCATCGCTTCGATCACAACGAGGGGATCATTTTCCTTCACCTGATCGCCGACATTGACCTTAATTTCGGCGACAATACCGGCAATCGGCGAGACAAGCACCCCCGGCCCACTCTGATGGGTGTTCGGTGTTGTGGTTGATGACGATACAGCGGGTGGTACAGCCGATCTGGCCGGTGGCGGTGCTGCAAAGCTCGTTGGTGCAGCGACAACCGCCTCATCGTCATCGGACAGCACCTCAACTTCGACCTCGTACACCATTCCGTTGACGGTAATCCGTAAGCGTTTCATACGAACTCCACACTGTATCTGATAGCGGTCA includes the following:
- a CDS encoding biotin/lipoyl-containing protein; the protein is MKRLRITVNGMVYEVEVEVLSDDDEAVVAAPTSFAAPPPARSAVPPAVSSSTTTPNTHQSGPGVLVSPIAGIVAEIKVNVGDQVKENDPLVVIEAMKMNSNVSSPVAGTIRAINVKVGDSVRQGQPLLEFA